In the Brucella anthropi ATCC 49188 genome, one interval contains:
- the rpsT gene encoding 30S ribosomal protein S20, which produces MANTPSAKKAVRKIAARTEINKSRRSRVRTFVRKLEDALLSGDKQAAEVAFKAAEPELMRAASKGVMHKNTASRKVSRLAQRVKALKA; this is translated from the coding sequence ATGGCCAATACTCCTTCGGCCAAGAAGGCAGTGCGCAAGATCGCTGCCCGCACCGAAATCAACAAGTCCCGCCGTTCGCGCGTTCGTACCTTCGTGCGCAAGCTGGAAGACGCTCTGCTGAGCGGCGACAAGCAGGCTGCAGAAGTCGCATTCAAGGCTGCTGAGCCTGAACTGATGCGCGCTGCTTCCAAGGGCGTGATGCACAAGAATACCGCCTCGCGTAAGGTGTCTCGCCTTGCTCAGCGCGTTAAGGCTCTGAAGGCCTAA
- the dnaA gene encoding chromosomal replication initiator protein DnaA, which produces MMTGKSTATMGDDAHANRIHGSSATGNEKSLVELSGNAGDEVFERLTAKLKARVGTEIYSSWFGRLKLDDISKSIVRLSVPTAFLRSWINNHYSELLTELWQEENPQILKVEVVVRGVSRVVRSAAPVEACEAVETKPAVAPREKMVFPVGQSLGEKRGSAVVAESASGSVLGSPLDPRYTFDSFVDGASNRVALAAARTIAEAGSSAVRFNPLFIHASVGLGKTHLLQAIAAAALQRQEKARVVYLTAEYFMWRFATAIRDNNALSFKEQLRDIDLLVIDDMQFLQGKSIQHEFCHLLNTLLDSAKQVVVAADRAPSELESLDVRVRSRLQGGVALEVAAPDYDMRVEMLRRRLAVAQAEDSSLNIGEEILSHVARTVTGSGRELEGAFNQLLFRQSFEPNISIDRVDELLGHLTRVGEPKRIRIEEIQRIVARHYNVSKQDLLSNRRTRTIVKPRQVAMYLAKMMTPRSLPEIGRRFGGRDHTTVLHAVRKIEDLVGADTKLAQELELLKRLINDQAA; this is translated from the coding sequence ATGATGACCGGCAAATCGACGGCAACGATGGGTGATGATGCACATGCGAACCGTATCCATGGATCTTCTGCTACCGGAAATGAAAAGAGCCTGGTCGAGTTGAGCGGCAATGCAGGTGACGAGGTTTTCGAGCGCCTTACGGCAAAGCTGAAAGCCCGCGTCGGCACCGAGATTTATTCCAGCTGGTTCGGTCGTCTGAAGCTCGACGATATCTCCAAGAGCATTGTCCGCCTGTCGGTTCCGACAGCATTTTTGCGCTCCTGGATCAACAATCACTATTCTGAACTGCTGACCGAGCTGTGGCAGGAAGAAAACCCGCAAATCCTGAAAGTTGAAGTCGTGGTTCGCGGTGTAAGCCGCGTGGTGCGCAGCGCAGCTCCAGTGGAAGCCTGCGAAGCAGTTGAAACCAAGCCTGCTGTGGCTCCGCGCGAAAAGATGGTGTTTCCCGTTGGACAGTCGCTCGGTGAGAAGCGCGGTTCTGCAGTCGTTGCAGAATCGGCATCGGGTTCCGTTCTGGGTTCGCCGCTCGACCCGCGCTATACGTTCGACAGCTTTGTCGATGGCGCATCGAATCGCGTGGCCCTTGCCGCCGCCCGCACCATTGCGGAAGCCGGTTCCAGCGCGGTGCGTTTCAATCCGCTTTTCATCCATGCTTCCGTCGGCCTCGGCAAGACGCATCTTCTTCAGGCCATTGCCGCGGCAGCGTTGCAGCGTCAGGAAAAGGCCCGCGTTGTCTATCTGACAGCTGAGTATTTCATGTGGCGCTTTGCCACCGCGATCCGCGACAACAATGCGCTGTCCTTCAAGGAACAGCTGCGCGATATCGACCTTCTCGTCATCGACGACATGCAGTTCCTGCAGGGCAAGTCGATCCAGCATGAGTTCTGCCACCTCCTGAACACGCTGCTCGACAGCGCCAAGCAGGTCGTTGTCGCTGCTGACCGTGCGCCGTCCGAACTGGAATCGCTCGATGTGCGCGTTCGTTCGCGTCTTCAGGGTGGCGTTGCGCTCGAAGTGGCGGCCCCTGATTACGACATGCGTGTCGAGATGCTGCGCCGTCGTCTCGCCGTCGCGCAGGCAGAAGATTCGAGCCTGAACATTGGTGAAGAGATTCTCTCCCACGTTGCCCGCACGGTCACCGGATCGGGCCGCGAACTGGAAGGTGCTTTCAACCAGCTTCTGTTCCGTCAGTCCTTCGAGCCGAACATCTCCATCGACCGCGTCGATGAGCTGCTCGGTCATCTGACCCGCGTTGGCGAACCGAAGCGTATCCGCATCGAGGAAATCCAGCGCATCGTGGCGCGTCACTACAATGTCTCGAAGCAGGACCTGCTGTCGAACCGCCGCACGCGCACCATCGTCAAGCCGCGTCAGGTGGCAATGTATCTCGCCAAGATGATGACGCCGCGTTCTCTGCCGGAAATCGGCCGCCGCTTCGGCGGACGCGATCATACGACCGTGCTGCACGCCGTGCGCAAGATCGAAGATCTGGTTGGCGCCGACACCAAGCTGGCGCAGGAACTGGAGCTTCTGAAGCGCCTCATCAACGATCAGGCGGCCTGA
- the dnaN gene encoding DNA polymerase III subunit beta, with product MRVTLERSNLLKSLNHVHRVVERRNTIPILSNVLLQAEGASLALKATDLDLEVNEATAAMVEQAGATTVPAHLLYDIVRKLPDGAEVMLSTNPDGGSISVISGKSSFRLQCLPQSDFPELTAGAFTHSFRIEAQALKRLIDRTQFAISTEETRYYLNGIFFHAIESEGALKLRAVATDGHRLARAELEAPSGTEGMPGIIIPRKTVAELQKLVDVPDVVVTVELSDAKIRFTVGSVVLTSKLIDGTFPDYQRVIPSGNDKKLTIGRQEFAASVDRVSTISSERGRAVKLSIADGQLTLTVNNPDSGSATDELAADYDADPLDIGFNSKYLLDITSQLSGSDAVFMLADAGSPTLVRDTGDEDVLYVLMPMRV from the coding sequence ATGCGTGTTACCCTAGAGCGATCGAACCTTCTCAAATCTCTCAACCACGTCCATCGCGTCGTGGAGCGTCGCAACACGATACCGATTTTGTCGAACGTGCTTTTGCAGGCTGAGGGCGCAAGTCTCGCACTCAAGGCGACCGACCTTGATCTTGAGGTCAACGAAGCGACAGCCGCCATGGTGGAACAGGCAGGCGCTACGACGGTTCCGGCACATCTTCTCTATGACATCGTCCGCAAGCTGCCGGATGGCGCTGAAGTCATGCTGTCGACCAATCCGGATGGTGGTTCCATTTCGGTCATTTCCGGCAAGTCGTCTTTCCGCCTCCAGTGCCTGCCGCAGTCCGATTTCCCGGAACTGACCGCTGGGGCATTTACCCATTCCTTCCGGATCGAGGCGCAGGCTCTGAAGCGTCTCATTGACCGCACGCAGTTTGCGATTTCGACGGAAGAAACCCGCTATTACCTCAATGGCATTTTCTTTCACGCCATCGAAAGCGAGGGTGCCCTGAAGCTGCGCGCTGTCGCGACCGACGGTCACCGTCTGGCGCGCGCCGAGCTGGAAGCACCGTCCGGCACGGAAGGCATGCCGGGCATCATCATCCCGCGCAAAACGGTTGCCGAACTGCAGAAGCTGGTCGATGTGCCGGATGTGGTCGTTACTGTTGAACTGTCGGACGCCAAGATTCGCTTCACGGTTGGATCGGTGGTCCTCACCTCGAAGCTGATCGACGGAACCTTCCCGGATTACCAGCGCGTGATTCCGTCTGGCAACGACAAGAAGCTCACCATCGGACGCCAGGAATTTGCGGCCTCCGTGGATCGTGTCTCGACCATTTCGAGCGAACGTGGCCGCGCGGTGAAGCTTTCAATCGCCGATGGCCAACTGACGCTCACCGTCAACAATCCCGATTCCGGCAGTGCAACTGACGAGCTTGCGGCGGACTATGACGCCGATCCGCTCGATATCGGGTTCAACTCGAAATACCTGCTCGACATTACGAGCCAGCTTTCGGGTTCGGACGCGGTCTTCATGCTGGCCGATGCAGGTTCGCCGACGCTGGTGCGCGACACCGGCGATGAAGACGTATTGTACGTCCTGATGCCTATGCGTGTTTAA
- the recF gene encoding DNA replication/repair protein RecF (All proteins in this family for which functions are known are DNA-binding proteins that assist the filamentation of RecA onto DNA for the initiation of recombination or recombinational repair.): MNTPEPNQSRPERVSIRRLKLVNFRNYAELSLPLGPGHVVLTGENGSGKTNLIEAISFLSPGRGLRRAAYDDVARANSLDGFAIHAALDCMIYGEAEIGTGTAGGGEGGRKVRINGIAGSGDDMLDYARILWVVPSMDGLFTGGASDRRRFLDRMVLAIDTAHGKRVLDYEKAMRSRNRLLNDGSNDDQWLDAIESQMAELGTAIAAARAEAMRLIAAMIERLPVEGPFPKADCFLEGTLEQRINVEAALDLEEDFRRTLRDGRARDRAAGRTLEGPHRTDLIVQHRPKSMPAALCSTGEQKALLIGLVLAHARLTAELSGMAPILLLDEIAAHLDTGRRAALFGILDELGGQAFMTGTDRALFEALEGEAQFFNVSAGHLTRLSDT; encoded by the coding sequence GTGAATACGCCTGAGCCTAATCAAAGCCGCCCGGAACGTGTTTCGATCCGGCGGCTCAAGCTTGTGAATTTCCGCAATTATGCGGAACTATCACTGCCGCTTGGGCCCGGCCATGTCGTGCTGACTGGCGAAAATGGTTCCGGCAAGACCAATCTGATCGAAGCAATTTCCTTTCTGTCGCCGGGACGCGGCCTGCGCCGTGCTGCTTATGACGATGTTGCCCGCGCAAATTCGCTTGATGGCTTTGCCATTCATGCCGCGCTTGACTGTATGATCTATGGCGAAGCTGAAATCGGCACCGGCACAGCAGGCGGCGGCGAGGGGGGGCGCAAGGTACGTATCAACGGGATTGCGGGTTCCGGCGACGACATGCTCGACTATGCGCGCATCCTTTGGGTGGTGCCGTCGATGGATGGGCTTTTCACCGGAGGCGCTTCTGATCGCCGGCGTTTCCTCGACCGTATGGTGCTTGCTATCGATACCGCTCACGGCAAGCGCGTGCTCGATTACGAAAAAGCGATGCGCAGCCGCAACCGCTTGCTGAACGATGGCAGTAATGACGACCAATGGCTGGATGCGATCGAAAGCCAGATGGCGGAGCTAGGCACGGCCATTGCTGCTGCGCGCGCCGAAGCCATGCGCCTGATTGCGGCGATGATCGAACGGCTGCCTGTCGAAGGACCGTTTCCAAAGGCCGATTGCTTTCTGGAAGGGACATTGGAGCAGAGAATCAATGTCGAGGCGGCGCTTGATCTCGAAGAAGACTTTCGCCGTACCCTGCGCGATGGCCGCGCGAGAGACCGGGCGGCAGGCCGCACGCTTGAAGGCCCGCATCGTACCGATCTGATCGTCCAGCACAGACCCAAATCCATGCCAGCCGCGCTCTGTTCCACGGGCGAACAAAAGGCGCTTTTGATCGGTCTCGTGCTTGCCCATGCCCGACTGACGGCAGAGCTTTCCGGTATGGCTCCGATTCTCCTGCTCGATGAAATCGCCGCGCATCTCGATACAGGTCGCCGCGCCGCGCTCTTTGGCATCCTTGATGAGCTTGGCGGACAGGCCTTCATGACGGGCACGGATCGCGCGCTTTTTGAAGCGCTTGAAGGGGAAGCGCAATTCTTCAATGTCTCTGCCGGTCATCTCACCAGGCTGTCTGACACCTGA
- a CDS encoding molybdopterin-synthase adenylyltransferase MoeB: MFGGMNAPSRPFSSEELERYARHIVLPEIGGPGQQKLKAARVLIVGAGGLGAPVLQYLAAAGVGTLGIVDDDTVSLSNLQRQVIHDTESVGQPKVESALATIARINPHVKVEGHQLRLDADNVETLIGNYDVLVDGSDNFTTRYILADAAARVEKPLVTGAMGRFDGTVTVLMPYTTGPDGTQNPSYRDLFPEAPPPGTVPTCAEAGVLGVLPGVIGSLQVMEVIKLITGIGEPLVGRLLLYNALNVRFETIRYKARKPK, encoded by the coding sequence ATGTTCGGGGGTATGAATGCACCATCCAGACCATTTTCGTCCGAAGAACTTGAACGCTATGCGCGCCATATCGTGCTGCCAGAAATCGGCGGTCCGGGCCAGCAGAAGCTGAAGGCCGCGCGCGTGCTGATCGTTGGCGCAGGCGGTCTTGGCGCGCCTGTGCTGCAATATCTGGCAGCTGCCGGTGTCGGCACGCTCGGCATTGTCGATGACGACACTGTTTCGCTATCGAACCTGCAACGGCAGGTCATTCACGATACGGAAAGTGTGGGCCAGCCAAAGGTGGAAAGCGCGCTTGCCACCATTGCCCGGATCAATCCACATGTGAAGGTCGAGGGACACCAGCTTCGCCTCGATGCGGACAACGTCGAAACGTTGATCGGCAATTATGACGTCCTGGTGGATGGCTCGGACAATTTCACCACGCGTTATATTCTGGCCGATGCTGCTGCCAGGGTGGAAAAACCGCTCGTGACGGGCGCCATGGGTCGTTTTGATGGCACGGTCACCGTGCTGATGCCTTATACGACCGGGCCGGATGGTACGCAGAACCCATCTTATCGCGATCTCTTTCCAGAAGCGCCGCCACCCGGAACGGTGCCAACCTGTGCCGAAGCCGGTGTGCTTGGCGTCCTGCCGGGTGTGATCGGCAGCCTGCAGGTAATGGAAGTCATCAAGCTCATCACCGGTATCGGCGAACCCTTGGTGGGCCGTCTGCTGCTCTACAATGCCTTGAATGTCCGCTTCGAAACCATTCGTTATAAGGCACGCAAACCGAAATGA
- a CDS encoding GNAT family N-acetyltransferase: MTALRVEAIGENFGQWEELLGMIRDSFAYMDGVIDPPSSAGLLTAENLRQKAQEETGFAAFLDDRLVGCVFIREKAEGFYLGKLAVAPAFEGRGIGRLLMQKAEDVAVAKDKPSIELQVRIELTRNRAVFEKLGYRKIAETAHPGYSRPTSITMRKEITRGTDINA, translated from the coding sequence ATGACGGCTCTGCGTGTCGAGGCTATTGGCGAGAATTTCGGGCAGTGGGAAGAACTGCTCGGCATGATCCGCGACAGCTTCGCCTATATGGACGGCGTGATCGATCCGCCCTCATCGGCAGGTTTGCTGACGGCGGAAAATCTGCGGCAGAAGGCACAGGAAGAAACCGGTTTTGCGGCCTTTCTGGATGACAGACTTGTCGGCTGTGTCTTCATACGGGAAAAGGCCGAGGGCTTTTATCTCGGCAAACTTGCCGTCGCACCCGCCTTTGAGGGAAGAGGCATTGGGCGATTGCTAATGCAAAAGGCGGAAGATGTTGCGGTTGCAAAAGACAAACCATCAATTGAGTTGCAGGTGCGTATCGAGCTTACGCGCAATCGGGCGGTGTTTGAAAAGCTTGGATATCGCAAGATCGCGGAGACCGCGCATCCAGGCTATAGCCGCCCCACATCCATAACCATGCGCAAGGAGATCACGCGTGGCACTGACATTAACGCATGA
- a CDS encoding aconitase X has product MALTLTHEERSIAAGDLGEGAAMAMRIVADTARLMGAPRLIPVASAHIDGALYHGDSGTLFAEKLVEGGAKVKVRSTLNVGSIDLTGCSRNLLPAHEADMAKRMMRAYIKLGCEPTWTCAPYQAGHRPAKGTDVAWGESNAVVFCNSVLGARTNRYGDFLDIACAIAGRAPDYGLHRSENRRATVVIDISGLDPAFLSSEVAWPILGNLFGRSVGTNIGVVAGSPVHPDEDDLKAFGAASASVGAVGLFHVAGVTPEAPDLETALQHQKPEGVIRVTREMIEATRKRLSTVEQVDHIDAVAIGSPHLSRTEFDRLERAIAERKLAVPLYACTGRHALVELEKDGRRQALEKAGVVIVADTCVVVTPILPAKDDAILMTNSGKFAHYAPGNTGYGVLYGSLEECVESAVAGRPVFGRQAA; this is encoded by the coding sequence GTGGCACTGACATTAACGCATGAAGAACGGTCGATAGCCGCAGGCGATCTGGGGGAGGGCGCTGCGATGGCCATGCGCATTGTGGCTGATACCGCGAGGCTGATGGGTGCGCCGCGTCTTATTCCAGTTGCATCGGCACATATTGACGGTGCGCTTTATCACGGCGATAGCGGAACGCTTTTCGCAGAAAAGCTAGTTGAGGGTGGTGCAAAGGTCAAAGTCCGCTCGACGCTCAATGTCGGCTCTATCGATCTGACGGGTTGCTCGCGTAATCTTTTGCCGGCTCACGAAGCTGATATGGCCAAGCGCATGATGCGCGCCTATATCAAGCTTGGCTGCGAGCCGACCTGGACCTGCGCTCCGTATCAGGCGGGACACAGGCCAGCAAAGGGCACAGATGTCGCCTGGGGTGAATCCAATGCAGTCGTGTTCTGTAATTCAGTTCTGGGTGCGCGTACCAATCGTTATGGCGATTTCCTCGATATTGCCTGTGCTATTGCTGGCCGCGCGCCCGATTATGGTCTGCATCGCAGCGAAAACCGTCGCGCTACGGTGGTGATCGATATTTCAGGGCTGGACCCGGCGTTCCTGTCTTCGGAAGTGGCCTGGCCCATTCTCGGCAATCTGTTTGGTCGCAGTGTTGGCACGAATATCGGTGTCGTTGCAGGCAGTCCCGTCCATCCCGATGAAGACGATCTCAAAGCTTTCGGCGCGGCATCGGCATCGGTTGGAGCAGTCGGTCTATTCCATGTTGCTGGTGTCACGCCCGAAGCGCCCGATCTTGAAACGGCTTTGCAGCACCAGAAGCCGGAAGGCGTCATCCGCGTCACACGAGAAATGATCGAGGCGACGCGCAAGCGTCTTTCGACAGTCGAGCAGGTCGATCATATCGATGCGGTTGCCATTGGCAGTCCGCATCTTTCGAGAACCGAATTCGACCGTCTGGAGCGCGCCATAGCGGAACGCAAGCTCGCGGTGCCGCTTTATGCCTGCACGGGCCGTCATGCACTGGTTGAGCTGGAGAAAGACGGACGCAGGCAGGCGCTTGAAAAAGCAGGCGTCGTGATTGTCGCCGACACATGCGTGGTTGTTACACCAATTTTGCCAGCTAAGGATGATGCCATCCTTATGACGAATTCCGGCAAGTTCGCGCATTATGCACCTGGCAACACCGGCTATGGCGTGCTTTACGGTTCGTTGGAAGAATGCGTGGAAAGCGCGGTTGCGGGCAGGCCGGTTTTCGGGAGGCAGGCGGCATGA
- a CDS encoding aconitase X swivel domain-containing protein produces MSIGESTVLVAGKGADAEALVLSAPISFWGGVDPKSGRIADVRHPEHGRSIAGRVLCLPGTIGSSSAAAVLLELVHSGHAPAAIVLHEPDAILLLGLIVAREMGHDVPIAIELDREAQKQLAGHRVAVGEDGAIGMRVKTNDWSADLIQSDRNAL; encoded by the coding sequence ATGAGCATCGGGGAAAGCACTGTACTCGTTGCAGGAAAAGGGGCAGATGCTGAGGCGCTGGTTCTCTCCGCGCCGATTAGCTTCTGGGGCGGTGTCGATCCGAAGAGCGGGCGGATTGCCGATGTGCGCCATCCGGAACATGGGCGGAGCATCGCCGGGCGTGTGTTGTGCCTGCCCGGAACCATCGGCTCGTCATCCGCAGCAGCCGTTCTTCTGGAGCTGGTCCATAGTGGTCATGCGCCTGCGGCCATTGTCCTGCATGAACCGGATGCGATCCTGCTCCTTGGCCTCATCGTGGCTCGTGAAATGGGGCATGACGTGCCTATCGCCATTGAACTTGACCGCGAGGCGCAAAAGCAACTCGCCGGCCATCGGGTGGCGGTCGGCGAGGATGGGGCAATCGGGATGCGCGTAAAAACAAATGATTGGAGCGCCGATCTGATCCAATCAGATCGAAACGCGCTCTAG
- a CDS encoding 2-hydroxyacid dehydrogenase, whose product MSETKGNILLAITDWDPEIWLKTFRDHAPDRPVVTDRTEKDPSVKYALVWKQKPGSLENLPNLKVIFSLGAGVDHVFRDDRIPDVPLVRIISDDLTMRMTEYVVWQVLDHHRLGQRYRKQQQNHVWHEDRRQPAAHEVTVGIMGLGVLGRDAAEKLKLLGFNVTGWSRRPQEIDGVQTYHGKDGFGKFLKTTDIFVCLLPLTPDTKGILSMSMFAQLKSDGPLGAPVLINAGRGGLQNEADILAALDRGLLSAASLDVFNQEPLPTSSPLWDHPRVTITPHAAASSSATALVPQIIRQIEAFERDGTLEHIVDRSTQY is encoded by the coding sequence ATGAGCGAAACCAAGGGCAACATCCTTTTGGCGATCACCGACTGGGACCCTGAAATCTGGCTGAAGACGTTTCGGGATCACGCGCCGGATCGTCCGGTGGTGACGGATCGCACGGAAAAAGATCCGTCCGTCAAATATGCGCTCGTCTGGAAGCAGAAGCCGGGCTCGCTTGAGAACCTGCCCAATCTGAAGGTGATCTTCTCGCTGGGCGCAGGCGTCGATCACGTCTTCCGCGATGACCGGATTCCCGATGTACCGCTGGTGCGCATCATCTCCGACGATCTTACCATGCGCATGACCGAATATGTCGTCTGGCAGGTGCTGGACCATCACCGTCTCGGACAGCGTTATCGCAAGCAGCAGCAGAATCATGTCTGGCATGAGGATCGCCGCCAACCTGCGGCTCATGAAGTCACTGTCGGCATCATGGGCCTCGGTGTGCTCGGGCGCGATGCGGCTGAAAAGCTGAAGTTGCTCGGCTTCAATGTCACCGGCTGGAGCCGACGCCCGCAAGAGATCGATGGCGTGCAGACCTATCACGGCAAGGACGGCTTTGGGAAATTCCTCAAGACTACCGACATCTTCGTCTGTCTGCTGCCGCTGACGCCCGACACCAAGGGTATCCTCTCCATGTCGATGTTCGCGCAACTGAAGAGCGACGGGCCGCTCGGCGCGCCGGTGCTGATCAATGCCGGACGCGGCGGTCTGCAGAACGAGGCCGATATTCTGGCCGCGCTCGATCGCGGGCTTCTTTCGGCAGCTTCGCTCGACGTGTTCAATCAGGAACCGTTGCCAACCAGCAGCCCTCTCTGGGATCACCCGCGCGTGACGATCACTCCGCACGCGGCAGCAAGCTCATCTGCAACCGCCCTTGTGCCGCAGATCATCCGGCAGATCGAAGCCTTCGAGCGGGACGGGACGCTGGAACATATCGTGGATCGTTCAACCCAATACTAG
- a CDS encoding ABC transporter ATP-binding protein has product MSGPMSGSMIESGNKILLSVRDLSVAFRQNGEERISVDRVSFDIAEGETVALVGESGSGKSVSALSILKLLPYPSASHPSGEILFNGKDLMKASEPELRRVRGNDITMIFQEPMTSLNPLHSVERQIGEILKMHQGMGEQAARARTLELLNEVGIREPEKRLSAFPHQLSGGQRQRVMIAMALANKPKLLIADEPTTALDVTVQAQILKLLAELKAAQGMSMLFITHDLGIVRKIADKVCVMSKGKIVEAGPTKEIFENPQHPYTKHLLAAEPKGEPPAADPAAKTVMEGKDIRVWFPIKKGFMRKTVDHVKAVDGIDVNLRAGQTLGVVGESGSGKTTLGLALSRMISSKGEIRFDGRDIAKFSFSDMRPLRREMQIVFQDPFGSLSPRMTIADIIAEGLLVHEPKLSADERDARVVAALNEVNLDPETRFRYPHEFSGGQRQRVAIARAMVLNPKFVMLDEPTSALDMSVQAQVVDLLRALQKKHDLAYLFISHDLKVVRALANDVLVMRNGKAVEYGAAKDVFANPQTDYTKALMAAAFRMEATEGGARQ; this is encoded by the coding sequence ATGAGTGGGCCAATGAGCGGGTCTATGATCGAATCAGGGAACAAAATCCTGCTGTCCGTTCGCGATCTGTCCGTCGCATTCCGCCAGAATGGCGAGGAACGCATTTCCGTCGACCGCGTATCCTTCGACATTGCCGAAGGCGAAACGGTCGCCCTTGTCGGCGAATCGGGATCAGGCAAATCCGTCTCGGCCTTGTCCATCCTGAAGCTGCTGCCTTATCCGTCTGCCAGCCATCCTTCCGGAGAAATTCTTTTCAATGGCAAGGATTTGATGAAGGCTTCGGAGCCGGAACTGCGCCGTGTGCGCGGCAACGACATCACCATGATCTTTCAGGAGCCGATGACATCGCTCAATCCGCTGCACAGTGTGGAGCGGCAGATCGGTGAAATCCTGAAAATGCACCAAGGCATGGGGGAGCAGGCCGCACGGGCGCGGACGCTGGAACTTCTGAACGAAGTCGGCATTCGCGAACCGGAAAAGCGCCTGTCGGCCTTCCCGCACCAGCTTTCCGGCGGACAGCGCCAGCGCGTCATGATCGCCATGGCGCTTGCCAACAAGCCGAAGCTGCTGATTGCCGACGAGCCGACCACAGCGCTCGATGTCACCGTGCAGGCCCAAATCTTGAAGCTGCTGGCCGAGCTTAAAGCCGCACAGGGCATGTCGATGCTCTTCATCACCCACGACCTCGGCATTGTGCGCAAGATCGCCGACAAGGTCTGCGTGATGAGCAAGGGCAAGATCGTCGAGGCCGGGCCGACCAAAGAGATTTTCGAAAACCCGCAGCATCCTTACACCAAGCACCTGCTTGCGGCTGAACCGAAGGGCGAGCCGCCTGCCGCCGATCCAGCAGCAAAAACGGTGATGGAAGGCAAGGATATCCGTGTCTGGTTCCCGATCAAGAAGGGGTTCATGCGCAAGACCGTCGACCATGTGAAGGCGGTGGACGGCATCGACGTAAACTTACGCGCCGGACAGACGCTCGGCGTCGTCGGCGAATCGGGCTCCGGCAAGACGACGCTTGGCCTCGCACTGTCGCGCATGATTTCATCCAAGGGCGAGATCAGGTTCGACGGCCGCGATATTGCGAAATTCAGTTTCAGTGATATGCGCCCGCTGCGCCGCGAGATGCAAATCGTGTTTCAAGACCCATTCGGCTCGCTCTCACCGCGCATGACCATCGCGGACATCATCGCCGAAGGGCTTCTGGTGCATGAGCCTAAACTGTCGGCAGACGAACGCGATGCGCGTGTCGTTGCCGCGCTCAACGAAGTCAATCTCGATCCGGAAACCCGCTTCCGCTATCCGCACGAATTTTCAGGTGGCCAGCGCCAGCGCGTCGCCATTGCACGTGCCATGGTGCTGAACCCGAAATTCGTTATGCTGGACGAACCGACCTCCGCACTCGATATGAGCGTGCAGGCGCAGGTGGTCGATCTGTTACGCGCATTGCAGAAGAAGCATGATCTCGCCTATCTTTTTATCAGCCACGATCTGAAAGTGGTGCGGGCGCTGGCAAATGACGTGCTGGTGATGCGCAACGGCAAGGCGGTCGAATATGGCGCGGCGAAGGATGTTTTCGCCAACCCGCAGACCGACTATACCAAGGCGTTGATGGCGGCAGCCTTCCGGATGGAGGCAACAGAGGGAGGAGCAAGACAATGA